A region from the Thermoplasmatales archaeon genome encodes:
- the btuD_1 gene encoding Cobalamin import ATP-binding protein BtuD, which translates to MHIAILDQEKCHPKKCNHECQYYCPPVRSGIMTIDFPNPEGQPLITENLCIGCGICQKRCPFGAIKIITVPDELNRDVVHQYGVNGFRVYSMPTISKGKVTALLGQNGMGKSTTLKILAGITVPNFGKYDGDASKDVVIDHYAGTLMGSYFKDLYAGKTRVVLKDQHVDLIPKVVKGTLGEILKRGDSEGRLDEVAQMLDMGGSLGKDVASCSGGELQKLAIATSLLKDGDIYLFDEMSSYLDVNDRMRVASIVKEMAEKKTVMIVEHDLALMDWMADTVHLVYGSPGAYGVISEQKTTNRAINAFLAGYLREENVRIRPYEIQFQDRSHKVEQTGIQLVEWSDLSLKLAEFSLEVSSGYVKTGETIGVLGRNALGKTTFVKMLAGILKPETGSISGAVRVAYKPQYISTDFSGTVRDLILSVSSEAFSSPFIMNEIMGPMQINELMEAVVNDLSGGELQRVSIATTLAREADIYLLDEPSAHLDSAFRMAAAKIIRRVMENNRKSAMVVDHDVYFIDLISDKLIVFSGKPGSHGTSFGPTDMKTGMNIFLKDAGVTFRRDQVTKRPRINKQGSSLDRMQKNSGNYYYSE; encoded by the coding sequence TTGCATATAGCGATTTTAGACCAGGAAAAATGCCATCCAAAGAAATGCAATCATGAATGCCAGTACTACTGTCCTCCTGTGCGCAGCGGCATAATGACAATTGATTTCCCCAACCCGGAGGGTCAGCCTCTCATTACTGAAAACCTTTGCATAGGGTGCGGCATATGCCAAAAGCGGTGCCCCTTTGGTGCAATTAAGATCATCACGGTCCCGGATGAACTTAACCGTGACGTTGTGCACCAATATGGCGTCAATGGTTTCAGGGTATACTCCATGCCAACAATCTCCAAGGGCAAGGTAACCGCTCTTCTGGGGCAGAATGGAATGGGCAAGAGCACAACGCTGAAAATTCTTGCAGGCATAACTGTTCCAAATTTCGGCAAATATGACGGGGATGCATCGAAAGATGTAGTGATAGATCATTATGCAGGGACACTTATGGGCAGTTACTTCAAGGATCTTTATGCCGGTAAAACCAGGGTCGTACTCAAGGACCAGCATGTTGACCTGATACCTAAAGTGGTTAAGGGAACACTGGGAGAGATACTGAAAAGAGGGGATTCTGAAGGGAGGCTGGACGAAGTCGCTCAGATGCTCGACATGGGGGGGTCACTGGGAAAAGATGTTGCCTCGTGTTCCGGTGGAGAACTGCAGAAACTTGCAATAGCAACTTCTTTGCTCAAGGATGGCGACATTTACCTGTTCGATGAAATGTCATCATATCTGGACGTAAACGACAGGATGAGGGTTGCATCTATTGTTAAGGAGATGGCGGAGAAGAAGACGGTAATGATCGTGGAGCACGATCTTGCGCTCATGGACTGGATGGCAGACACGGTACATCTGGTATACGGTTCTCCAGGGGCGTATGGAGTCATATCGGAGCAGAAGACCACAAACCGTGCGATAAATGCATTTCTTGCCGGATACCTCAGGGAGGAAAATGTCAGGATAAGACCCTATGAAATCCAGTTTCAGGACAGATCGCACAAGGTTGAACAGACGGGTATACAACTCGTGGAATGGTCAGACCTTTCGCTGAAGCTTGCCGAGTTCAGCCTGGAGGTTTCCAGTGGATATGTAAAGACCGGTGAGACAATTGGGGTACTTGGAAGGAATGCGCTGGGAAAGACCACGTTCGTGAAGATGCTTGCCGGGATACTTAAACCGGAAACCGGTTCAATTTCTGGAGCAGTAAGGGTCGCCTACAAGCCGCAGTACATATCAACAGACTTCTCCGGAACCGTGAGGGACCTGATCCTTTCAGTATCTTCCGAAGCTTTTTCGTCCCCATTCATTATGAACGAGATAATGGGGCCAATGCAGATAAATGAACTGATGGAGGCAGTCGTCAACGATCTCTCCGGAGGTGAGCTCCAGAGGGTATCAATCGCGACAACTCTGGCGCGTGAAGCTGATATCTACCTGCTGGATGAACCATCAGCGCACCTGGACAGTGCGTTCAGGATGGCGGCTGCAAAAATAATACGCAGGGTAATGGAAAACAACAGGAAAAGTGCCATGGTCGTGGATCACGATGTGTACTTCATTGATCTTATATCGGACAAACTCATCGTGTTCTCCGGCAAACCGGGCAGCCATGGGACGTCATTTGGCCCCACAGACATGAAGACGGGCATGAACATCTTCCTGAAGGATGCCGGCGTTACTTTCAGGAGAGACCAGGTAACAAAGAGGCCAAGAATAAACAAGCAGGGAAGCAGCCTCGACAGGATGCAGAAAAATTCAGGGAATTACTATTATTCAGAATAG
- the tgtA gene encoding tRNA-guanine(15) transglycosylase — protein MELIHRDGLARIARFSTGHGIIETPAVMPVVNPNIVVISPNEMRKLGANSIITNSYIIRRTEKLREAAEKNGIHSLMNFDGPIMTDSGTFQSYVYGNIEYNNVEIVDFQRKIGSDIATILDIFSRPSDSHAEAEAAVDETYRRMNEIADHEGSMLAGTIQGSIYPDLRVKSARLMGSSKATYLPIGGVVPLLESYNYTRLVDIIIDSKVNSSFDKPIHLFGGGHPMFMGMSVLLGVDMFDSASYIKYARNSRLLFPDGTRDLVSMSVFPYWSPLNGKYTVQELIGAPEEEKVKAIAGHNLTAIFMEVSEIRERIFEQTLWQYVESKARSHPFLFNAFRRILERSRELAKYEELYKKSPFFYFDSYSDSHPVLERIRRFSENTQPEGRTEEIAGETWKPGRMDGNFISNVYNRTDHRIMIRWENMSVPIELNETFPVEQVISASRGQYSDFRSEGRKTDAQNASEKEDAMESSSRNFDLQKIRTVADLQFSIGIGTKLFPDNVRIIKSRNTGRIRNIMTPENRIIATMRAHDGFLTLNVEGGKILRDISPFPSFRVQVDNESAAFNSKGFNVFFKFIKTWDPDIVPLNETLIVDGNDNFVAVGRATVSGAEMGQYRSGVAVKVHHSISGKDGSGS, from the coding sequence ATGGAATTGATTCACAGGGACGGTTTGGCAAGAATAGCCAGGTTTTCAACAGGGCATGGGATTATAGAAACTCCAGCGGTCATGCCGGTGGTCAACCCCAACATAGTCGTCATTTCCCCGAATGAAATGAGGAAGCTCGGTGCAAATTCAATCATAACAAACAGCTATATCATCCGTAGAACGGAGAAACTGAGGGAGGCAGCCGAGAAGAATGGCATACACTCCCTCATGAATTTTGACGGACCGATTATGACTGATTCCGGGACATTCCAGAGCTATGTTTACGGGAATATTGAGTACAATAACGTGGAGATAGTGGATTTCCAGAGAAAAATAGGTAGTGATATAGCTACGATACTGGATATCTTCTCAAGGCCTTCGGACAGCCATGCCGAGGCTGAGGCAGCCGTGGACGAAACATACAGGCGGATGAACGAGATTGCTGACCATGAGGGCAGCATGCTGGCCGGAACAATACAGGGATCAATATACCCTGATCTTAGGGTAAAGTCTGCCAGGCTAATGGGAAGCAGCAAAGCGACCTATCTCCCGATCGGAGGTGTTGTACCGCTGCTTGAATCGTACAATTACACCCGGCTTGTCGACATAATAATTGATTCAAAGGTGAATTCCAGTTTCGATAAGCCAATCCATCTATTTGGCGGCGGGCATCCCATGTTCATGGGAATGTCGGTCCTCCTCGGCGTGGACATGTTCGATTCAGCATCTTACATAAAATACGCCAGGAATTCCCGACTCCTGTTCCCCGACGGAACCAGGGACCTTGTGAGCATGTCAGTTTTCCCTTACTGGAGCCCCCTGAATGGAAAATACACAGTCCAGGAATTAATTGGCGCCCCAGAGGAGGAGAAGGTGAAAGCAATTGCAGGACACAACCTGACAGCTATTTTCATGGAGGTCTCAGAAATAAGGGAGAGGATCTTTGAACAGACCCTGTGGCAATACGTCGAGTCTAAGGCAAGATCGCATCCGTTCCTTTTCAATGCCTTCAGGAGAATACTGGAAAGGTCCAGGGAACTGGCCAAATACGAGGAGCTTTACAAGAAATCCCCATTCTTCTACTTTGATTCATATTCGGATTCGCATCCTGTGCTGGAGAGGATAAGACGCTTTTCAGAAAACACGCAGCCGGAAGGCCGGACAGAAGAAATAGCAGGGGAAACATGGAAACCCGGCAGGATGGACGGGAACTTCATCTCCAATGTGTACAACAGGACTGACCACAGGATTATGATAAGGTGGGAAAACATGTCTGTACCCATTGAGTTGAATGAAACGTTTCCGGTAGAACAGGTGATCTCGGCATCCAGGGGGCAATACAGTGATTTCAGATCAGAGGGCAGAAAAACGGATGCTCAAAATGCATCGGAGAAAGAGGATGCAATGGAAAGTTCCTCCAGGAACTTTGACCTGCAGAAAATAAGGACGGTGGCGGATCTCCAGTTCTCCATCGGGATCGGGACAAAATTGTTTCCGGATAACGTCAGGATTATCAAGTCCAGAAACACCGGACGCATCAGGAACATAATGACTCCTGAAAACAGGATTATAGCAACCATGAGGGCACACGATGGATTCCTTACGCTGAATGTTGAAGGAGGGAAGATCCTCAGGGATATCTCGCCATTTCCCAGTTTCAGGGTTCAGGTAGACAACGAGAGTGCTGCTTTCAACTCCAAGGGCTTCAATGTTTTTTTCAAGTTTATCAAGACATGGGACCCGGATATCGTGCCCCTGAACGAAACCCTCATCGTAGACGGGAACGACAATTTTGTGGCAGTAGGAAGAGCCACAGTTTCAGGTGCTGAAATGGGGCAATACAGGAGCGGAGTTGCTGTCAAGGTTCATCACAGCATATCCGGAAAGGATGGGTCAGGTTCCTGA